A genomic segment from Glycine max cultivar Williams 82 chromosome 1, Glycine_max_v4.0, whole genome shotgun sequence encodes:
- the LOC102660884 gene encoding uncharacterized protein → MQVLNLMREFELQRMKESKTIKEYPDRLLGIANKVRLLGTKFADSRSVEKILVTVPERYEASITTLENTKDLSKITLVGALHALQAQEQRRLVRQDYVVDGALPAKDHEGGSIVNDQSKGKFLQNEDNAQVVEQDEEDQIFVATSFQQGVVKNVG, encoded by the exons ATGCAAGTGCTGAACTTGATGAGGGAATTTGAGCTCCAAAGGATGAAAGAGTCTAAGACAATTAAAGAATACCCAGACAGATTGCTTGGCATTGCTAATAAGGTTAGATTACTGGGCACTAAATTTGCTGATTCCAGAAGCGTAGAAAAAATTCTAGTTACAGTGCCTGAGAGATATGAAGCATCAATAACCACGTTGGAGAACACAAAGGATCTATCCAAGATCACTTTGGTAGGAGCATTACATGCCTTGCAGGCCCAGGAGCAGCGAAGGCTTGTGAGACAAGATTATGTGGTTGATGGTGCTTTACCAGCCAAGGATCATGAAGGTGGAAGTATTGTAAATGACCAAAGTAAAG GCAAGTTTCTTCAAAATGAAGACAATGCCCAGGTCGTAGAGCAAGATGAAGAAGATCAAATATTCGTGGCAACATCTTTTCAGCAAGGAGTAGTTAAGAATGTTGGCTGA